A stretch of DNA from Streptomyces rubradiris:
ACGCGCTGCTCGCCTTGGCCGCGGTGGCCGCGCTCGCCGCGCCCATGGCCCGCCTGCTGCCGGGCCCGGCCGGAGCCGCGTCGCGCGCCCCCGCCGCGCACGCCCCTGTCCCGGCCGCCGCTCCTGAGCGACGATGAGAGGCGGAACGGACGAGTCGGGACGGGCGGACGCGACCGGAGGAGAGCGATGGGACGGCTGCGACAGGACGTCGACCCCGTGGAGGCGGGGCTGGACCCCGGGGCCCTCGGCCGGCTGGACGGGCACTTCGCCCGGTACGTCGACGAGGGGCGGCTGCCCGGCTTCCTGGTGGCGGTGGCCCGTGGCGGCCGGGTCGCCCACCTGACCACGTACGGGCTGCGGGACGTGGCGGCCCGGCGGCCGGTGGAGCCGGACACGCTGTGGCGGATCTACTCGATGACCAAGCCGGTCACCGCCGTGGCGGTGCTGCTGCTCCGCCAGGACGGCCTGCTGTCCCTGGACGACCCGCTGGAGCGCCATCTGCCCGACTTCGCCGAGCCCCGGGTGTACGCGGGCGGCTCGGGCGACGAGGTGCGCACCCGCCCGGCCGCCGGCCCCGTCCTGATCCGGCATCTGCTCACCCACACCGCCGGCCTGACCTTCGGCTTCTACCACCGCCACCCCGTGGACGCGCTCTACCGCGCGGCGGGCCTGGAGTACTCGGTGCCGCCGGGCAAGGACCTCGCGCAGACCGTCGCGCTGTACGCCCGGCTGCCGTTGCAGTCCGATCCGGGCACGCAGTGGAACTACTCGGTCGCCTCCAATGTGCTGGGCCGGGTGATCGAGGTCGTCTCCGGGCAGCCGCTGGACGCGTTCTTCGCCGAACGGATCCTGGGCCCGCTCGGCATGACCGACACCGGCTTCCACATCGGCCCCGAACAGGCCGGCCGGCTGGCCGAGTTGTACGGCGAGACGGACGAGGGCGGGATCGAGCCGGTGCCGGGGCTGCCGGTGCGCGGTCGGCCGCTCTTCCTGTCCGGCAGCGGCGGCCTGGTCTCCTCCGCCCACGACTACCACCGGTTCACGGAGATGCTGCGCCGGGGCGGCGAGCTGGACGGCGTACGGCTGCTGGAGCCGGACACGCTCGCGCTGATGACCCGCAACCAGTTGCCCGGCGGGGCCACCATCCGCTCCTTCGGCGCCCCGGTCCACCGGGAACCGGGCATGGACGGGCTCGGCTTCGGCTTCAACGTCTCCGTCGTCACCGACCCCGCCCGCACCCTGGCCCCGTCCCACCTCGGCACCTACGGCTGGACCGGCGTGGCCGGCACCGCGTTCTGGGTCGACCCGGCCCGCGACCTGACCGTGCAGTTCCTGACCCAGGTACGCCCGAAGAACCTGAAGCTGTTCCCCGAGCTGCGCCGGCTGGTGCACGAGGCGGTGACCGGCTGAACGCACCGGCCTCCACCGGCCCACGCCGCGTAGGTGCGGCGCGGTCACACCAGGTTGGCCTCCGGGCGCGGGGCGTCGGCCGCGAACCGTTCGGCGCTCAGGGGGCCGACGTCCAGGAAGGGCGCGCGCCCCAGGTAGAGGTCGCGGATCACCTCGCCGACGGCGGGTCCCTGCAGGAAGCCGTGCCCGGAGAAGCCGGTGGCGTACAGGAACCTGGACACCGTCGGGGCCTCGCCGATCAGGGCGTTGTGGTCGGGGGTGTCCTCGTACAGGCCCGCCCAGCCGCCGGTGCGGGGCAGGTCCAGCAGGGCGGGGGCGCGCCGCCGCATCGCCTCGGTGAGCCGGGGCAGCCAGCGGTCGTGGGTGCCGGTGGCGAACCCGGGCCGCTCGTCCGGGTCGGACATGCCGAGCAGCAGGCCGGGGCCCTCGCGGTGGAAGTAGAGGCTGGTGGTGAAGTCGATGGTCATGGGAAGCCTGGCCGGCGGCTCCGGCACCGGCCCGGTGACGGCGATCTGCCGGCGCAGCGGCTGTACCGGGAGGTCCACGCCCGCCATCGCGCCGACCGGCCGCGACCAGGCACCGGCCGCGCAGACCACCGTGTCCGTGGCGATCGGGCCGAGGCTGGTGCGGACCCCGGTGACGGTGCCGCCGCGCAGGTCGATGCCGGTGACCTCGGTGTGGCGCAGGACGCGCACGCCGAGGGCGCGGGCGGCGCGCGCGTAACCGTGGACGACGGCCTCGGGGGTGCAGTGGCCGTCGTCCGGGGAGTACGCGGCGGCCAGCAGGCCGTCGGTGGTGATCAGCGGGCAGAGGCGGCGGGCCTCCCGCGGGGTGATCAGGCGGCTGGGCACCCCGAGGGAGTTCTGCAGCCGGACGCCCGCCTCGAAGGAGGCCACCTGCTCCGGGGTGGCGAGCAGGAACAGATAGCCGACCCGGTGCAGCCCGATGTCCTGTCCGACCTCCCGTTCGAAGCTGCCGAACGCCTCCAGGCTGCGCGCGCCGAGCCGGATGTTCAGCTCGTCGGAGAACTGGGCGCGTACCCCGCCGGCGGCCTTGGAGGTGGAGCCGGCGGCGAGTTCGTCCCGTTCCACCAGGACGACGTCCCGCACTCCGGCGCGGGCGAGATGCCAGGCGACACTCGTGCCGATCACCCCGCCGCCGACGATGACCACCCGGGCCCGGAGACTCATCGCGCTTCTCCCTCCTCTCCGGTGCGCTGCGCAGATACCTGATGTTGCGCTCGCACGGCTCGATCGGCAACGGCATCTGCTCGGCCACCCGGACACCGTGCCGCACCCGCGCCTCCCGCTCGCGCGGGTTGTCGGACAGCAGCCGTACCGAGCGCGCCCCCAGGTCGCGCAAAGATGCCGGCGCCGATTGCGGTACGGCCCCGGAGCCGGGCTCAGGCCGGTTCGGGTGCCGGGTCGTGGGTGGGGCGTTGGCTGGGCAGGACCAGGATCGCCGCCAGGGGCACCGCCGCCAGGACCGCCCAGGGCAGTGCCGGGGGCAGCCCGAGGTCGAGGAGCGCGCCGGAGGCCGTGCTGCCGAGCAGGACCAGCAGGCCGGAGACGGAGGACAGGGCGCCGGTGTAGAGGCCGATGCGGCCGGGTTCGGCGAGGTCGGGCAGCCAGGCGCGGGCGACCGGCGCGACCAGCATCTGGCCCACGGTGAGCAGGACGACGAGGGCGGCGAGCGGGGCCAGTCCGGCCGGGCCGGTGAGGCCGGCCGGGCGGGCCGCGGCGACGGCGGCGAACCCGGCGCCGGTCAGCAGCAGCCCGGCGGCCAGCGAGCGGCGCGGGGTGAGCCGGCGGCCCGCCCAGCGGGTGACGGGCAGTTGGGCGCCCACCACCAGCAGGGAGGACAGCGCGAACAGCCAGGCGACCGGCGCCTGGGAGCCGGAGGCGCGCCGTACTTCGGCGGGCAGGGCGAGGTAGAGCTGGTTGTAGGCGAGCAGTTGGGCGCCGTAGCCGCAACACAGGGCGAGGAAACGGCGGTTGCGCAGCAGCGGCGCGAGTCCGCCGCGCACGGCGACGGGTTCGCGGCCCGGGATGTGCCGGGGCAGCAGGACGGCGTGCCCGGCGAGTACGGCGGTGAAGACGGCCGCGCCGGCCAGGCAGACCGTGCGGAAGTCGGCCGTCAGCAGCAGGGCGCCCAGCAGCGGGCCGGTGAAGGCGCCCACCTGCCCAGCGACGGTGAACAGGGCCAGCACCCGGGCGCGCGGCCCGTCGCCGGCCTCCTCCCGCAAGACGGCCTGCCGGGCGACCTCCGACTCCACCGCCGGGGAGAACAGCGCGGCGGCGCAGCCGATCAGCAGGACGGAGCCGATCACCGACCAGGTCCGTTCGGCGTGGCCGAGCCAGGCGAACCCGGCGATGCGCAGCGCGCAGCCGGTGAGGACGACGGGCCGGACGCCGTACCGGTCGGCGAGGGCGCCGCCCACCACGAACAGCCCCTGCTGGCTGAAGGTGCGCAGCCCGAGGACGACCCCGACCAGCCAGCCGGCCATGCCGATCGCCGTGCCGAGGTGTTCGGCGAGGAACGGCAGTACGGCGAAGAAGCCGATGTTGAAGGCGAGTTGGGTGAGGATCAGCAGCCGCAGCAGCGGGGACAGCGGGGCCCGGTCGGTGCGCGGGGCGGTCATCGGACGGCCTTCTCCCTTACGGTGCCGACGGGTCGGGCCGTCCTCGGCTCCGCCTCTGCCGCCGTCTCTGAAGCGCCGGTGAGTCGGGCCGGGCGGCGGCGGTGCAGGGCGCCCGCGGAGGTCACCGCCAGCGCGCCGAGGACGGCGAGGACGGCGGCGGGGGCGAGGACGGCCCAGGGGGCGCGTTCGGCGTAGGGCTGGTTCTCGGCGAGCAGCCGGCCCCATTCGGGGGACGGCGGCTGGGCGCCCAGGCCGAGGAAGCCGAGCGCGGCGAGGGCGAGCGCGGTGCCGGGCAGCCGCAGCAGGGCGTGCCGGGTGACGGACGGGACGACGGCGGGCAGCAGTTCGTGGCGCAGCAGGTACCAGCGGCCGGCGCCGAGGGCCCGGGTGGCGGTGAGGTGGAGGGCGGCGCGTTCCTGGCGGAGCAGGGCGGAGGTGTGGGTGGCGAGCGGCGCCCAGGCGACGGCGGCGACGGCGAGCGCGGGGGTGGCCGGGCCGCCCCCGGTGACGGCGGTGACCAGCAGCGCGGCGAGCACGGGCGGTACGGCGTTGACGGTGTCGGCGAGCGGCCCGGACAGCCGGGGCACCAGGCCGAGCAGCAGTCCGGCGAGCAGGGTGCCGGCGCTGATCAGGAGCGCGAGCAGCAGGGTGTCCAGGGCGCCGTGGGCGACCCGGGCGAGCAGGTCGCGGCCGAGCGCGTCGGTGCCGAACGGGTGGGCCCAGGAGGGGGGCCGGAGGCGGGCGGTGGTGTTCAGGGCGAGCGGGTCGCGGGGCAGGCCGGCCACGAGGACCGCGAGCAGCGCCCCGCCGAGCAGCAGCGGCGGGGTGCGGCGGACGGCCGGGGTGAGCCGGGGCGGGGCGGGCAGGGCGCCGTCGCGCAGGGCGGGGCCGGTGAGCAGCCGGACGGCGAGCCGGGCCGCGCCGGTGGCGAGCGCGGCGAGCAGCAGCAGGGCGAGGGTGCCGGCCTGGAGGACGGGCAGGTCCTGGGCGAGGGCGGCCTGGAGGGTGGTGCGGCCGAGGCCGGGGATGTCGTAGAGCTGTTCGACGGCGACGGCGCCGCCGGTCATGCCGACGACGAACAGGGCGGTGTTGGGCAGCAGTCCGGGCAGGCAGCGGCGGACCGCCTGGCGGGCGACGCGCGCCCGGGGCAGTCCGCGCGCGGCGGCGGCGCGCGCCCAGGGTTCGGCGAAGGCGCCGGGCAGCTGGTCGTCGAGGAGCCGGCCGAGGACGGCTCCGGCGGGCAGGCCGAGGGCGAGCGCGGGCAGCACGGTGTACTGGGGCCCGTACCAGCCGAGGGCGGGCAGCCAGCCGAGCTGGACGCCGACGACGGTGGCGAGGACGGAGGCGGTGAGGAACTCCGGCAGGGTGGCGAGCATCGCGGAGCCGGTGCCGCCGGGCCGGGTCCGGCCGCCCCGGTACAGGGTGCGGGCGCAGACCGCGGCGGCGGTGCAGGCGGCCACCAGGAGGGCGACCGCCATGAGCAGCAGGGAGGCGCCGAGCGCCTGTACGACGACGGGTCCGGCCTCGGCCCCGGAGATCCAGGACCGGCCCGCGTCGCCGCGCGGCAGTCCGCCGAGCCAGCGCCCGAGCAGGGTCAGCGGCCCGGCGTCCAGGCCGAGTTGGTCGCGGATGGCGGCGAGTACGGCGGGGTCCGGGTCACGGTCCTGGGCGCGGGCCTTGAGGACGGTGAGCGCGGGGTCGGTGCGGCTGAGCCAGGGCAGCAGGCCGATCCCGCACACCAGGGCGGAGGCGAGCGAGGCCCGCCACAGCACGGTCCGCACGGGTCAGCGCCGGGTGCCGGTGCCGATGAGGGTGCGCTCGTAGGGGTCGAGCAGCACGCCCTTGACGGAGCGGCCGACGCCGGTGATGACGCGCTGGTGGACCAGCGGTACGACGGAGTCGGTGCCGAGGACACGGGCCTCGGCGCGCAGTGCCGCGTCCTGCCGCTTGACGGTGTCGGCGGTGCGCTCGGCCTCGGCCACGGCCCGGTCGACGTCCTTGTCGCACAGCAGGGCCAGGTTGTAGTTGCCGGCGCAGGTGTAGTCGCCGGCGAGGATGGCGACCGGGTCGCCGGTGTCGACGAGGCTGTTGCGGGCGAGCACGAAGGCGTCGAACTTCCCGGCGAGGGCGTCGCTCTCCAGCCGCGCGTACTCGCGGACGACGAGTTCGACGCGGAAGCCGGCCTTCTCCAGCTGCTGCTTCAGCACCTGGGCGACCTCGGGGAGTTCGGGCCGGTTGTCGTAGGTGGCCAGGGTGATCCGGGTGCCGTCGGGCCGCTTCGGGGCGGCCCTGCCGACCGGCGCCGGGTGCCGTCCCTCGGCCCAGCCGACGGCGGGTCCGTAGATGCCGGTGCCGCGGTCGGCGTGGCCCTCGTAGACGTCCTTGGCGAGGGCGGAGGTGTCGACGGCGGCGCGGGCGGCGGCGCGCAGCCGCGCGTCCTCGAACGGTCCCGAGCGGTGGTTGAGCAGCAGGCTGGTGGTGCGGGTGGTGGCGGTCTCCCGGCGGGTCTCCGGCTGGAGCGTGGCGGCCTGGGCGACGGGGACGGCTTCGGCGATGTCCGTGTCGCCGCTGCGCAGGGCGTTGGTGCGGGCGGTGCCGTCGGGGACGAAGCGGACGTCGATGCCGGCGGCCTGGGCGCGGCCGCCCCAGTAGCCGTCGTAGCGGTCGAGGGTCGCGGAGGTGGCGCCGGTGACCTTCTTCAGGACGAAGGGGCCGGTGCCGGCGCCGGCCGGGTCGACGTGGTCCTTGTCCCGGTAGGCCTTGGCGGAGAGCACGGCGAGGCTCGGGCTGGACAGCCGGAGCGGCAGGATGGGGTCGGGCCGGCCGGTGCTGACGCGTATCCGGTGCCGGTCCACGGCCTTGGCGGTGAGCGTCACTCCGGACAGGGCGGCCGGGGCGGGCCGGGCGTGCGCGGCCCGGTCGAGGGAGGCGGCCACGGCGTCGGCGGTGACCTCGGAGCCGTCGTGGAAGGTGGCCTCGCGCAGGGTGAACTGCCAGGTGCCGGCGTCCTGCCGGCGCCAGGAGGAGGCGAGGGCGGGGGCGGCGGTGCCGTTGCCGTCGAGCGCGGTGAGGCTCTCGGTGATGCCGAGCCGGCTCAGGATGGTGGCGTCGGCGCCGTACGGGGAGAGCCGTTCGGCGGGCGGGAAGGCGAGCGCGACACGGAGCCGCGAGCCGTCGGCGGGCTCGCCGTCCGCCTCGCCGGAGGAGGCGAAGCAGCCGGCGAGCAGGGGCGCGGCGAGCAGGGCGGCGAGCAGGCGGGAAGGGCGCGGGGCAGGCATGGTCCTCGGGTTCGTGCTGGGTGGGGGTGGCGTGCGGCTGGCTCCGGACGACGACAGATTACATGGAAATCATTTCCACTAAGCCATCGCGTGCTCGGGGTCGCCCACCGTGCCTCCGGTCCGCTTCAGGGGGATCTCGAAGTGCACGACGCTCTGTCCGCCCCCGGCGTCCTCGCGCTCGTCGTGCACGACCGTGCCGAGCGAGCGCCAGAAGGGTTCGGCGCCGGGCACGGCGGGGTCGGTGTGCAGGTACACGGACCGGTAGCCGCCGTCCGCGGCGGCGAAGTCCAGCAACCGGGCCACCAGTTCGCGCGCGATACCCTGACGGCGATGGCTGGGGCGCACGTACACGCGGCGCAGTTGCGCGGTCGTGCCGGAGGGGTACCGTTCGGCCAGCCGGGGCGGGTTCGGCGGCGACTGCGGGCCGCGCGAGTCGAGGGCGCCGGTGCCGACGACCAGCCCGTCCGCGTCCACGGCGACGAGCAGGGTGTGCCGGGCGGGCGCGAGGTAGTAGGCGGCCGGGTCCACGATGTCGGCGTGCCACCGGGGCACGTATCCGGTGCCGAAGTCGCGGTAGACGGTGTCGAGCATGACGGACCTCGCACTGTCGAGGTCGTCGGCGGTCGCGGGCCTCACGCTATATGTACGCACTTGCACATCATATGCATTAAGTGCCAGGTCATAGTCGTGGGGCAACCTTTCCGCCCGGCCGGCCGTCGCCTTGGCGGAGGCGTCGCCTCCGGGTCGCGCCCCGCGGCCTCCAGCCCCCTGAGCGAGACACCTTGACCGAGAGCACCACCACCCTCCGGGACGGGCACACCCCCGTTCCGCCCTCCCCCGCGGAGATCCGCGCCGAGCGCCGCCGGCTGATCGAGTCGATCCGCGCCCTGCGCCGTCTGCTGGACGGGCGCCGCGCCTTCGAACTCGCCGACCGGCGGCGGCTGAACCGCGAGGCCCGGGACCGCGGGCGCGCCGAGGCCGCCTGCGCGAAGACGCTGCAACGCGTCCACGAGCGGCGGCTGCGCCGGGAACGGTCCCTGGCCCGCCGCATCGACGGCCTCGACGGCAAGCGGGAGCACCAGGAGCGGCGCGCCCTGCTGGTGCTGCGCCGGGAGTCGGTCGAGAGCTCGCTGCGCGCCACCCGGCTCACCGCGGGCGACGTCAACGGCATCGGCGCGGGCCTGATCCGGGACCTCGCCGCGGCCGGGATCCGCACGGCCGCCGACTTCACCCGGGTCAGCTGGGGCAAGGCACCGGGCGGCAAGGGCGGCGAGGTGCTGTACATCCACCGCCCGCACGGCCGCAAGGTGCACGTCAACGGGATCGGGGAGCACCGCGGCCGGCCGCTGATGGAGTGGCGCCGGGCCGCCGTGGCCCGCGCCAAGGCCCGCGCGCCGCAGGAGCTGTCGGCGGACCAGCGGCACCGCATCGCCGAGATCATCGAGGCGGAACGGGCCCGGCTCCAGGCGGAGACGGCCGAGCTGCCCCGGGAGGCGGAGGCGGCCCGCGAGGAGGCCGTACGGCTGCGCACCGAGGCGCTGTCCAGGCTCGCCGGGGCGGCACGCGAGGCCGGCCGGGCGGCCGCCGGGCGCCGGGCGGAGTTCGACGCGATGGCCGAACGGCTGCTCGCCCTCCAGGCGGAGCTCGCCGCCCACCAGGAGCGGTACGGCGACGCGGGCCGCCGCCTCCGCCACGCCCAGAGGCGCGCCCTGCGCCCGCTCCCGGCGGCCCCGGCTCCGTACGTTCCCGGCGCTCCCGGCACCCCCGGTACTCCCGGCCCTCCCGGCACTCCCGGCGCTCCCGGCACCCCCGGTACTCCCGGCACTCCCGGCGCTCCCGGCGAGCCGGGCAGTGAGAACGGCACCGGTTCCGAGGCGGGCGCGCCGACGGACGGCCCCCGTACCGAGCGGGCACCCGGCACCCACATGCGCGCGAGCCTCGGCTGGCTGCTGCCGATCGCCCTGTTCGCCCTGTTCACCGTGGTCGGCGTGGGTGAACTGGGCGACACCACGCCCCCGCTGTGGTTGCGGGTGGGCTCCCGGCTCGCCGCGCTCGCGGCCGCCGCGGAGCTGCTGCGCCTGTGGGTTCCGCGCCGACGCCCGTGGACGGCGGCCCCGATGCCGCCCGGCACCGGCGCGCGGTCCGCCGGTGTGCTCCTCGCGCTGGCCGCGGCGGGCATGTTCGGATCCGGGGACGCGGATGTCCTCGGGCCCGCCTGGGTGACCGGCGGCCTGGCGGCGCTGCTGCTGGCGACGGGGACGGGACGCCGGAGGAGGGGCTGAGCCTGAAAGGACCGGGGCCCGCACGCGGGCGGAGCGGCCCGTCACGGGCGTGCGTAGCCGGACCGAGTCATGCGAGCCGGTCGCGTCGTGGGGCGGGAGGTGCACTGTTTTTGCCGTGTGCATGGCATACAAGAGGCGTGGCGCGCCGGTGGACACGGACTCCCCTGCCGTGTCCACCGGCCGTCCGGGCCGGGCTCGGTCGGCCCGGCGGGTCAGGCCGCCCGGCGGGTCAGGCCGCGGTGGGCGCGGACCAGGTCCGCGTACCGCCGGCCGCTGCCCTTGATCGTGCGGACCTGGGTGCGGTAGTCGACGTGTACCAGCCCGAACCGCTTGTCGTAGCCGTACGCCCACTCGAAGTTGTCCAGCAGGGACCAGGCGAAGTAGCCGGCCAGCGGTGCGCCCCGGCGCACGGCGGCGGCGCAGGCCGCGAGGTGGCGCTCCAGGTAGTCCTGGCGCTCGGGGTCCGCCACGCTGCCGTCGGGACGTACGACGTCCGGGAAGGCGGAGCCGTTCTCGGTGACGTACAGGGTGCGGGCGCCGTACTCCTCGGCGAGCCGGAGCAGCAGCGTCTCGATGCCGGAGGCGTCGATCTCCCAGTCCATGCCGGTGCGCGGGACGCCCTCGCGCCGGACGGAACGGGCGTACGGCGCCGGCCCCCCGGGGTCGTCGGCCACGTACTGCGGGAAGTAGTAGTTCAGGCCGAGCCAGTCGAGCGGGGCCGCGATGGCCGCCAAGTCGGCGTCTTTCAGCGGCAGTTCGACACCGTAGGTGTCCACCATGTCGGCCGGGAAGCCGTGGCCGTGCACGGGGTCGAGCCACCAGCGGTTGACGTGGCCGTCGAGCCGGCGGGCCGCCGCCACGTCCTCGGGGCGGTCGGTGGCCGGGTGCACGGTGGAGAGGTTGTTGACGATCCCGACCCGGGCGCCGGGGGCGGCGGCGCGGATCGCCTGGGCGGCCAGGCCGTGGCCGAGGAGCAGATGGCAGGAGGCGCGGACGGCTGCGGTCAGGTCGGTCCAGCCGGGCGCCATCGTGCCTTCCAGGTGGCCGATCCAGGCCGAGCAGAGGGGCTCGTTGAGGGTGGTCCACAGGGTGACGCGGTCACCGAGGCGGCCGGCGACGACGGAGGCGTACTCGGCGAACGCCCGCGCGGTGGCGCGCTCCGGCCAGCCGCCGCGGTCCTGGAGCACCTGGGGCAGGTCCCAGTGGTAGAGGGTGACGGACGGGGTGATGCCCGCCTCCAGCAGATCGTCCACCAACTCGTCGTAGAACGCGAGGCCCTTGGGGTTCACCGGGCCGGTGCCGCCGGGGACCACCCGGGGCCAGGCCACGGAGAACCGGTAGGCGTTGACGCCGAGTTCCCGCATCAGGCCGATGTCCTCGCGCCGGCGGTGGTAGTGGTCGCAGGCGACATCGCCGTTGTCACCGTTGGCGATCTTCCCCGGGGTGTGCGAGAAGGTGTCCCAGATCGAGGGCGAACGGCCGTCCTCGGCCACGGCTCCCTCGATCTGGTACGCCGCGGTGGCCGTGCCCCACAGAAAGTCGGGCGGGAAGGCGGCCAGGTCGATGGGTTCGGACACGGAAGTCCCTTCGGGATCAGGGGTGGGGGTCACTTGACGGCGCCCGCCGTCAGGCCCGCGACGAGATAGCGCTGGAGCAGCAGGAACCCGGCCACCACGGGCACGCTGACGACCAGCGAGGCGGCCATGATCTGGTTCCAGTAGACGTCGTTGAGGGTGGAGTAGGCCTGGAGGCCGACGGCGAGGGTGCGGGTGGTGTCGTTGGTCATGACCGACGCGAAGAGCACCTCGCCCCAGGCGGTCATGAAGGAGTAGACGGCGACCGCGACGATGCCGGGGCTCGCGGCCGGCACGACGATCCGCAGCAGCGCCTTCAGCGGGCCACAGCCGTCCACCAGGGCCGCCTCGTCCAGGTCGCGCGGCACCGAGTCGAAGTACCCGATCAGCATCCAGATGGAGAACGGCAGCGAGAAGGTGAGGTAGGTCAGGATCAGCCCGCCGCGTGAGCCGAACAGGGCGATGCCGGTGGCGTTGCCGATGTTGACGTAGAGCAGGAACAGCGGGAGCAGGAAGAGGATGCCGGGGAACATCTGCGTCGACAGCACGGTCACCGTGAAGACGCGTTTGCCGCGGAAGTCGTGGCGGCTGACGGCGTAGGCCGCGAACACGGCGATGACGACCGAGCAGACGGTCGCCGCGCCCGCCACGATCAGCGAGTTCACGAAGTACCGCGCGAGCGGGACCGTCGACCAGATGTCGATGTACGGGCGGACGGTCAGCCCGCTGGGCAGCCAGCGGAACTCGCCGGTGACGTCCGCGAGCGGCTTCAGCGAACTGGAGACCATGACGTACACCGGGACCAGCACGAACCCGGCGAGCAGGGTGAGGAAGACCCGCCGGAGCCACAGGAACGAGCGCGCCGGTGCCATGGGCGAGCGGGTGGGTGTCCCCGGCGCACGGAGGGCGGTCGCCGGCGTACGGCTGGGGGACGCCGGTGTGCGGGTGCTAGACATCGGCGGCCCTCCGTCCGCGCGAGGTGAGCAGCAGGTAGCCGCCCGTGACGACGAGCAGGAAGAGCAGCAGCAGGACGGACATGGCGGAGCCGGTGCCGAAGTTCCAGGTGACGAAGGAGGACTGGTAGATGTGGACGGAGACGAGGTCGGCGGCCTCGGGCGCGGACTTGCCGAACAGCACGTACGGCGTGTTGAAGTCGTTGAACGTCCACAGGAACAGCACCAGCACGAGGACCTGGTTGACGGGGCGCAGCGAGGGCAGGGTGATGCGGCGGATCCGCTGCCACGTCCCGGCGCCGTCCAGCGCGGCGGCCTCGTACAGCTCCCGGGGGATGTTCTGCAGCCCGGCGGTCACGATGAGGAAGGCGAACGGCCAGCCCTTCCACACCGAGACGGTCAGCAGGGCGTAGAAGCTGTTGTCGCCGATGAGCCAGAAGGAGGGCTTGTCGGTGAGGTGCAGCTGGTCGTGCAGCACGTGGTTCACCAGGCCGTTGTCGTGCTGGAACATGAACACCCAGGTGATGACGGCGGTGTAGACGGGCAGCGCGTACGGCACCAGGAACAGGGCGCGCAGCAGCCCGCGTCCGCGGAAGGTGTCCTGCATGAAGACCGCGGCTGCGGTGCCGATCAGCCAGCACAGGCCGACCGACAGCAGGGTGAAGCCGACGGTGACCAGGAAGGAGTGCAGCAGGGCCTCGCCCACGGGGGCGTCGAAGTCCACCGACACCTGGTAGTTGCCGAGGCCGGACCAGGGGGCGGTGCCCCAGTCGCGGATGTAGAACTGGGTGAGCTCCTTGAAGCTCATCACGACGCCGATGACCATCGGCACCAGGTGGACGAGGAGTTCGAGCAGCAGGGCCGGCAGGAGCAGCAGGTACGGCAGCGAGAGGCGGCGCAGCCGCCCGGGGCGGCGGGACGCACGGGCCGCCACCCCGGACGGGGCCTGGCGCACCGGCTCCTTGAAGGCGGTGGTGGTCATCGTCGGGCTCACGCCGCCGGCATCTGCTGCTGGGCCTTGCGCAGCTTGGCCTCCACCGAGCCGGCGGTCACCGGCCGCCCGGCGGCGGCGTCGGCGAACAGCTCCTTGACGGCCGTACCGACCGTCGTCTCGAACTGCGACTCGGAGGGGACCTGCGGCAGCGCGGCGGCGCTGGTGGCCAGGGTGTTCTTCAGTACCGCGGTGTCCGGGGCGGCGAACGCGGGGTCCGCTTGCGCGGACTTGACCGGCGGGATGGCGCTGTAGGCCTTGTTGAGGATCTTCTGCTCCTCGTCGGACGTCATGAACTTCACGAACCGCTTGGCGCCGTCAAGGT
This window harbors:
- a CDS encoding GNAT family N-acetyltransferase gives rise to the protein MRTYSVRPATADDLDSARSVMLDTVYRDFGTGYVPRWHADIVDPAAYYLAPARHTLLVAVDADGLVVGTGALDSRGPQSPPNPPRLAERYPSGTTAQLRRVYVRPSHRRQGIARELVARLLDFAAADGGYRSVYLHTDPAVPGAEPFWRSLGTVVHDEREDAGGGQSVVHFEIPLKRTGGTVGDPEHAMA
- a CDS encoding GH1 family beta-glucosidase codes for the protein MSEPIDLAAFPPDFLWGTATAAYQIEGAVAEDGRSPSIWDTFSHTPGKIANGDNGDVACDHYHRRREDIGLMRELGVNAYRFSVAWPRVVPGGTGPVNPKGLAFYDELVDDLLEAGITPSVTLYHWDLPQVLQDRGGWPERATARAFAEYASVVAGRLGDRVTLWTTLNEPLCSAWIGHLEGTMAPGWTDLTAAVRASCHLLLGHGLAAQAIRAAAPGARVGIVNNLSTVHPATDRPEDVAAARRLDGHVNRWWLDPVHGHGFPADMVDTYGVELPLKDADLAAIAAPLDWLGLNYYFPQYVADDPGGPAPYARSVRREGVPRTGMDWEIDASGIETLLLRLAEEYGARTLYVTENGSAFPDVVRPDGSVADPERQDYLERHLAACAAAVRRGAPLAGYFAWSLLDNFEWAYGYDKRFGLVHVDYRTQVRTIKGSGRRYADLVRAHRGLTRRAA
- a CDS encoding carbohydrate ABC transporter permease codes for the protein MAPARSFLWLRRVFLTLLAGFVLVPVYVMVSSSLKPLADVTGEFRWLPSGLTVRPYIDIWSTVPLARYFVNSLIVAGAATVCSVVIAVFAAYAVSRHDFRGKRVFTVTVLSTQMFPGILFLLPLFLLYVNIGNATGIALFGSRGGLILTYLTFSLPFSIWMLIGYFDSVPRDLDEAALVDGCGPLKALLRIVVPAASPGIVAVAVYSFMTAWGEVLFASVMTNDTTRTLAVGLQAYSTLNDVYWNQIMAASLVVSVPVVAGFLLLQRYLVAGLTAGAVK
- a CDS encoding carbohydrate ABC transporter permease; protein product: MTTTAFKEPVRQAPSGVAARASRRPGRLRRLSLPYLLLLPALLLELLVHLVPMVIGVVMSFKELTQFYIRDWGTAPWSGLGNYQVSVDFDAPVGEALLHSFLVTVGFTLLSVGLCWLIGTAAAVFMQDTFRGRGLLRALFLVPYALPVYTAVITWVFMFQHDNGLVNHVLHDQLHLTDKPSFWLIGDNSFYALLTVSVWKGWPFAFLIVTAGLQNIPRELYEAAALDGAGTWQRIRRITLPSLRPVNQVLVLVLFLWTFNDFNTPYVLFGKSAPEAADLVSVHIYQSSFVTWNFGTGSAMSVLLLLFLLVVTGGYLLLTSRGRRAADV